The following coding sequences are from one Salvia hispanica cultivar TCC Black 2014 chromosome 3, UniMelb_Shisp_WGS_1.0, whole genome shotgun sequence window:
- the LOC125215922 gene encoding putative methyltransferase DDB_G0268948, whose translation MADLLIKQNSGYNPSYQSKQYSGGRPNYPEELFHFIASNTPSHELAWDAGTGTGQAACSLAKFYKNVIATDISPKQLEFAAKLPNITYQCTSPGMSMDELQEKIGSESTFDLVTVAQAMHWFHLPTFYQQVKWLLKKPNGVIAAWCYTTPEVNPTVDSLFQRFYNIDAGPYWKSGPSVESPREVVDQKYTTIDFPFEPVDGLDHSGPFRFDTEKVMDMEGYFTYLRSWSSYVTAKEKGVELLSDSVVEEFRRAWNEDGKMQKTVIFPIYLRMGKVC comes from the exons ATGGCAGATTTGTTGATCAAGCAGAACTCTGGGTATAATCCTAGTTATCAGTCAAAACAGTATTCTGGGGGAAGGCCTAATTACCCAGAAGAACTCTTTCATTTCATTGCTTCCAATACCCCCTCTCATGAACTAGCATGGGATGCCGGCACCGGCACTGGCCAAGCAGCCTGCTCA TTGGCCAAGTTTTACAAGAATGTGATAGCAACAGACATAAGCCCAAAGCAACTAGAATTTGCAGCAAAGCTACCAAACATAACATACCAATGCACTTCCCCAGGCATGTCCATGGATGAGCTCCAAGAGAAGATTGGATCAGAATCCACTTTCGATTTGGTCACCGTAGCTCAAGCAATGCACTGGTTCCACCTCCCTACGTTCTACCAACAGGTGAAGTGGCTTCTGAAGAAGCCCAACGGGGTGATCGCTGCATGGTGTTACACCACACCGGAAGTTAACCCTACAGTTGACTCATTGTTCCAAAGGTTTTACAACATTGATGCTGGACCTTACTGGAAATCTGGTCCATCCGTGGAATCACCTCGTGAAGTGGTGGACCAGAAGTACACAACCATTGATTTCCCATTTGAACCAGTAGACGGACTGGACCACAGTGGACCGTTTCGGTTTGACACAGAGAAAGTTATGGATATGGAGGGCTATTTCACATACTTGAGGTCCTGGTCTTCGTATGTAACTGCTAAAGAAAAAGGTGTGGAGTTGCTCTCAGACAGTGTGGTGGAAGAGTTCAGGAGGGCCTGGAATGAAGATGGCAAAATGCAAAAGACTGTCATTTTTCCTATTTACTTAAGGATGGGGAAAGTATGTTAA
- the LOC125212307 gene encoding putative methyltransferase DDB_G0268948, producing MAELFVKQAKEYSESRPTYPQQLFDFIASKTPSHNLAWDVGTGTGQAALSLAAIYDKVIATDTSAAQLELAAPHPNITYRCTTAAVTTDELQTKVGSQSTFDLVAVAQAMHWFDRPAFYDRAKWLLKKPGGVLAAWCYTTPEVDAAVDAVFHQFYTVDSRPYWDSARGLVDRKYETVEFPFEPVDGLDHTGPVRFNAEKEMDLEGFFTYLRSWSAYQTAKEKGVELLTGDVVDRFTTAWSGDGVTRKTVVFPVYLRIGKVGSS from the exons CAGGCAAAGGAGTATTCAGAGAGCCGACCAACTTACCCTCAACAATTATTCGATTTCATCGCTTCTAAAACCCCTTCCCACAATCTCGCGTGGGATGTCGGAACCGGCACTGGCCAAGCCGCCCTGTCC CTGGCTGCGATCTACGACAAAGTCATCGCCACTGACACGAGCGCAGCGCAGCTCGAATTGGCGGCGCCGCACCCGAACATAACCTACCGCTGCACCACCGCGGCCGTCACCACGGACGAGCTCCAGACGAAGGTGGGCTCGCAGTCCACCTTCGATCTCGTGGCGGTCGCGCAAGCCATGCACTGGTTCGACCGCCCGGCCTTCTACGACCGGGCCAAATGGCTCCTCAAGAAGCCAGGCGGCGTCCTTGCCGCTTGGTGCTACACCACCCCTGAGGTGGACGCCGCCGTCGACGCTGTCTTCCATCAATTCTACACCGTGGATTCCCGACCGTACTGGGACTCCGCCCGAGGGCTGGTGGACCGGAAGTATGAGACGGTCGAGTTCCCATTTGAACCGGTGGATGGGCTCGACCACACTGGGCCGGTCCGGTTCAACGCGGAGAAAGAGATGGATTTGGAGGGCTTTTTCACGTATTTGAGGTCTTGGTCAGCGTATCAGACAGCGAAGGAGAAGGGGGTGGAGCTGCTCACCGGCGATGTGGTAGACCGGTTCACTACGGCCTGGTCCGGAGATGGAGTGACCCGGAAAACCGTAGTTTTCCCGGTCTACCTCAGGATAGGGAAGGTCGGTTCATCATGA